A single genomic interval of Picosynechococcus sp. PCC 7003 harbors:
- a CDS encoding ATP-dependent Clp protease ATP-binding subunit, with translation MFERFTEKAIKVIMLAQEEARRLGHNFVGTEQILLGLIGEGTGVAAKVLRSMGVNLKDARIEVEKIIGRGSGFVAVEIPFTPRAKRVLELSLEEARQLGHNYIGTEHLLLGLIREGEGVAARVLENLGVDLSKVRTQVIRMLGETAEVAAGGGSSRSNKTPTLDEFGSNLTQLAKDGKLDPVVGRQNEIERVIQILGRRTKNNPVLIGEPGVGKTAIAEGLAQRISNGDVPDILEEKRVVTLDIGLLVAGTKYRGEFEERLKKIMDEIRQAGNVILVIDEVHTLIGAGAAEGAIDAANILKPALARGELQCIGATTLDEYRKHIERDAALERRFQPVMVGEPSVEETIEILFGLRERYEQHHKLKILDEALDAAAKLADRYISDRFLPDKAIDLIDEAGSRVRLINSQLPPEAKELDKELRDVLKQKDEAVRSQDFDKAGELRDREMEIKTEIRAIAASQKEKNSDIDAVVDAEEIAHIVASWTGVPLNKLTESESTKLLNMEDTLHQRLIGQEDAVKAVSRAIRRARVGLKNPNRPIASFVFSGPTGVGKTELTKALAAYFFGSEDAMIRLDMSEFMERHTVSKLIGSPPGYVGYNEGGQLTEAVRRRPYTVILFDEIEKAHPDIFNMLLQILEDGRLTDAKGRTVDFKNTLIILTSNIGSKVIEKGGGGLGFEFGEDAAESQYNRIRSLVNEELKQYFRPEFLNRLDEIIVFRQLNKEEVKEISEILLKDVFKRLTEQEIELQVTDKFKERLVEEGYNPSYGARPLRRAIMRLLEDVLAEEILSGRVGSGDTAIVDINEEGKVAVSKAAKPLELAKQPG, from the coding sequence ATGTTTGAACGCTTCACAGAAAAAGCTATTAAGGTGATTATGCTTGCCCAAGAGGAAGCGCGTCGCCTTGGTCACAACTTCGTTGGTACGGAGCAAATCCTCCTCGGTCTCATTGGTGAGGGGACTGGCGTTGCCGCTAAGGTACTCCGGTCTATGGGAGTTAATCTCAAGGATGCCCGCATTGAGGTAGAGAAAATCATCGGGCGGGGTTCCGGCTTTGTGGCCGTTGAAATTCCGTTCACTCCCAGGGCAAAACGGGTTTTAGAACTCTCCCTCGAAGAGGCTCGCCAATTGGGTCATAACTATATTGGCACGGAGCATTTGTTACTAGGCTTAATCCGTGAAGGGGAAGGAGTTGCTGCCAGAGTCCTCGAAAATTTAGGGGTTGACCTCTCCAAGGTACGCACCCAGGTGATCCGGATGCTCGGTGAGACCGCAGAAGTCGCAGCGGGTGGCGGTTCCTCTCGGAGTAATAAGACCCCGACTCTTGATGAGTTTGGCTCGAATCTGACCCAACTAGCCAAGGATGGCAAGCTTGATCCCGTAGTTGGTCGCCAAAATGAAATTGAACGAGTGATTCAAATTCTCGGTCGCCGCACGAAAAACAATCCGGTGCTAATTGGTGAACCAGGGGTCGGTAAAACGGCGATCGCCGAAGGTCTTGCCCAAAGAATTTCCAATGGGGATGTGCCCGATATCCTCGAAGAAAAGCGCGTTGTTACTCTCGATATTGGGTTACTCGTCGCTGGCACGAAATACCGGGGTGAATTTGAAGAACGCCTCAAAAAAATCATGGATGAGATTCGTCAAGCTGGGAATGTGATCCTGGTGATTGATGAAGTCCATACCCTGATTGGTGCAGGTGCTGCGGAAGGGGCGATCGATGCAGCAAACATCCTCAAACCAGCCCTTGCCCGTGGCGAGTTGCAATGTATCGGTGCGACCACCCTCGACGAATATCGTAAACACATTGAACGGGATGCAGCCCTAGAACGGCGTTTCCAGCCTGTGATGGTCGGGGAACCTTCCGTCGAAGAAACCATCGAGATTCTCTTTGGGCTGCGGGAACGCTATGAACAGCACCACAAGCTCAAAATCCTTGATGAAGCCCTTGATGCAGCCGCAAAATTGGCAGACCGTTATATTAGCGATCGCTTCTTGCCCGACAAAGCCATTGACTTGATCGACGAAGCGGGTTCCCGTGTCCGGTTAATCAATTCTCAACTGCCCCCCGAAGCGAAGGAACTAGACAAAGAATTGCGCGATGTCCTGAAGCAAAAGGATGAAGCGGTTCGTTCCCAAGACTTTGACAAGGCGGGTGAACTGCGTGATCGCGAAATGGAAATCAAGACCGAAATTCGGGCGATCGCCGCCAGCCAAAAAGAGAAAAACAGCGATATCGATGCCGTTGTTGATGCCGAAGAAATCGCCCACATCGTTGCGTCTTGGACTGGAGTACCGCTCAACAAACTCACCGAGAGCGAATCCACCAAACTGCTCAACATGGAAGATACCCTGCACCAGCGGCTCATTGGTCAAGAGGATGCCGTTAAAGCAGTATCCCGCGCCATTCGTCGGGCCCGCGTTGGCTTGAAAAACCCCAACCGTCCCATCGCCAGCTTTGTCTTCTCTGGCCCCACTGGAGTTGGTAAAACCGAGTTAACCAAAGCCCTCGCCGCCTACTTCTTCGGTTCTGAAGATGCCATGATCCGTTTGGATATGTCTGAATTCATGGAGCGGCATACCGTTTCTAAATTGATCGGTTCCCCTCCCGGCTATGTCGGCTACAACGAAGGCGGTCAGTTAACAGAAGCAGTCCGCCGTCGTCCGTATACCGTGATTCTCTTTGACGAAATCGAAAAGGCGCACCCTGACATCTTCAACATGCTGCTGCAAATCCTTGAGGATGGTCGTTTAACTGACGCGAAAGGGCGCACAGTAGACTTTAAGAATACCTTGATTATTTTGACCTCCAACATTGGCTCTAAGGTGATTGAAAAAGGTGGCGGTGGCCTCGGCTTTGAATTCGGCGAAGATGCAGCAGAATCCCAGTACAACCGGATTCGCTCTCTGGTCAACGAAGAACTGAAGCAATACTTCCGCCCAGAGTTCCTCAACCGTCTTGATGAAATTATTGTCTTCCGTCAGCTCAACAAAGAAGAGGTTAAAGAAATCTCCGAAATTCTCCTTAAGGATGTCTTTAAGCGCCTTACTGAACAGGAAATTGAGTTGCAAGTCACCGACAAGTTTAAAGAGCGGCTCGTGGAAGAAGGCTACAACCCATCCTATGGTGCCCGTCCGTTACGTCGAGCAATTATGCGCCTGTTAGAAGATGTCCTCGCTGAGGAAATTCTTTCTGGCCGCGTTGGTTCTGGCGATACGGCGATCGTTGACATCAA
- a CDS encoding DUF565 domain-containing protein has translation MQRTRLNLLLGETLGQFTSFFQNPWRKMALLVIFLLFGNFVAVVFPPAIGQTTTWDPMVAAGIIFLAEVVNFLYYKKGDRQIVSQKAATNTAASQNRLFFQLVHVFKIGLLYGLTVSAINVGS, from the coding sequence ATGCAACGTACCCGACTCAATCTCCTCCTGGGGGAAACCCTGGGTCAATTTACCAGTTTCTTCCAAAATCCATGGCGCAAAATGGCCTTACTTGTCATTTTTCTACTGTTTGGAAACTTTGTTGCTGTGGTTTTTCCGCCGGCCATCGGCCAAACGACCACTTGGGATCCCATGGTCGCCGCTGGGATTATTTTTCTGGCTGAAGTAGTCAATTTTCTCTACTACAAAAAGGGCGATCGCCAAATCGTTTCCCAAAAAGCTGCCACAAACACCGCTGCATCCCAAAACCGACTCTTTTTTCAACTGGTGCATGTTTTTAAAATTGGGCTTCTGTATGGCCTCACTGTCTCCGCCATTAACGTCGGTTCGTAG
- a CDS encoding DUF3611 family protein: MKRDSYGALAGASIPAAILRASATLKLAGNIGFWVQIILGVVAALILLFASASLVGSDATNATQDIRFSQGSSFGLFCAAGGIIALIVSIFFFFRYKTIARLMLAGDSSLRPKKSYTIQTIKFGLLANLLGMMFAIIGAEAFVGLVLGKSLTIPQGAVFSNTSQLIQPKDLFIILANTHTIASHFTGIVIALWLLDRLNK; this comes from the coding sequence ATGAAACGCGATTCCTACGGTGCTTTAGCGGGCGCATCGATCCCCGCCGCCATCCTCCGAGCCTCGGCTACTCTCAAACTCGCCGGTAATATTGGCTTCTGGGTGCAGATTATCCTCGGTGTTGTTGCGGCGCTCATCCTCCTCTTTGCCAGTGCAAGCCTAGTCGGTAGTGATGCCACCAACGCGACCCAAGATATTCGCTTTAGCCAGGGCAGCAGCTTTGGTCTATTCTGTGCTGCCGGCGGGATTATTGCCCTCATCGTGAGTATCTTTTTCTTTTTCCGCTACAAAACCATTGCCCGATTGATGCTCGCGGGTGATAGCTCCCTCCGGCCCAAAAAATCCTACACCATTCAAACGATTAAATTTGGTCTCTTGGCCAACCTCCTGGGCATGATGTTTGCGATCATTGGTGCCGAAGCCTTTGTGGGGCTTGTCCTGGGTAAATCCTTGACCATTCCCCAGGGGGCGGTTTTTTCCAATACATCCCAGCTGATTCAACCGAAAGATTTATTTATCATCTTGGCGAATACCCACACCATCGCCTCCCACTTCACCGGGATTGTCATTGCCCTCTGGCTTCTCGATCGCTTGAACAAGTAA
- a CDS encoding YcjF family protein, which yields MHPIRLTLFFIGLSIILGLMLWLVNSLYRLYLQVSFTAPFLANLLILVLIALIGLILWTFWRYFNLFGRKQKGRSPRKVVNYQPQLPTEKTEVAAANLRTIQQQVNQIQDKVAQKVLLNRSQEIQANFERQELQVAVFGTGSAGKTSLVNALIGQMVGNVEATMGTTQTGQTYRLKLKGVNRQILITDTPGILEAGEAGIQRDRLARQLATNADLLIFVVDNDLRQSEYDPLCELAEIGKRSLLVFNKIDVYPDADQQLIGDRLKEKVQHLINPQDVVLVCANPQPVELEDGEIFTPEPDVMPLVKRLAVVLRAEGDDLLADNLLLQSQRLGEEARKIIEHQRKKQAEQVIERYQWIGAGVIAVTPLPVVDMLATAAVNAQMVMEIGRVYGCEIDGDRGKELAVSLGKTLVSLGVVKGAVEILAKILQTNIATYLVGKAIQGVTAAYLTRIAGKSFIEYFRHDQDWGDGGITEVVQEQFKLSKKDEFVKDFVGDAILKVVNPFKEVWQIELEEDPELAELEWTAPQRRRRDDW from the coding sequence ATGCACCCGATTCGCCTCACCTTATTTTTCATTGGCCTGAGTATTATTCTGGGGCTAATGTTGTGGTTGGTGAATTCCCTCTATCGTCTCTATCTCCAGGTGTCCTTTACGGCGCCGTTTCTGGCAAATCTGCTGATTTTAGTGCTTATTGCCCTAATTGGCCTCATTCTCTGGACATTTTGGCGTTATTTCAATCTTTTTGGCCGCAAACAAAAGGGGCGATCGCCCCGGAAAGTTGTCAATTATCAGCCCCAACTGCCCACGGAAAAAACAGAGGTGGCGGCGGCAAATCTGCGTACCATTCAACAGCAAGTCAACCAAATCCAAGATAAAGTCGCCCAGAAAGTGCTCCTGAATCGTTCCCAAGAAATTCAGGCGAATTTTGAGCGCCAAGAGCTACAGGTAGCTGTATTTGGTACGGGATCAGCGGGGAAAACATCTTTGGTGAATGCGCTAATTGGGCAAATGGTGGGCAATGTCGAAGCGACCATGGGTACCACCCAAACGGGGCAGACCTATCGCCTGAAGCTAAAGGGGGTGAATCGGCAAATTTTGATCACAGATACACCGGGGATTTTAGAAGCAGGGGAAGCGGGCATTCAACGCGATCGCCTAGCGCGGCAGTTGGCGACCAATGCGGATCTGCTGATTTTCGTGGTGGATAACGATCTGCGGCAATCGGAATATGATCCCCTCTGTGAGCTGGCTGAAATTGGTAAGCGATCGCTGTTGGTATTTAACAAAATCGATGTGTATCCAGACGCCGATCAACAACTGATTGGCGATCGCCTCAAGGAAAAAGTGCAACACCTGATCAATCCCCAGGATGTGGTTTTAGTCTGTGCCAATCCCCAACCTGTTGAACTAGAAGATGGTGAAATATTTACCCCAGAGCCGGACGTGATGCCTTTGGTGAAACGTTTAGCGGTGGTGCTGCGAGCCGAAGGAGATGATCTCCTCGCCGATAATCTCTTATTGCAATCCCAACGCCTAGGGGAAGAAGCCCGCAAAATCATCGAACACCAACGGAAAAAACAAGCTGAACAGGTGATCGAACGCTACCAGTGGATCGGCGCTGGGGTGATCGCCGTAACTCCTTTGCCCGTGGTGGATATGCTGGCAACGGCGGCAGTGAATGCCCAGATGGTGATGGAAATTGGTCGGGTTTATGGCTGCGAAATTGATGGCGATCGCGGTAAAGAATTGGCCGTTTCTCTTGGGAAAACCCTCGTCAGCTTGGGGGTCGTCAAAGGCGCGGTAGAAATCCTCGCGAAGATTCTCCAAACCAACATCGCCACTTACCTTGTGGGAAAAGCGATTCAAGGGGTAACGGCGGCCTACCTCACACGCATTGCGGGCAAGAGTTTCATTGAATATTTCCGCCATGACCAGGATTGGGGCGATGGAGGGATTACAGAAGTGGTGCAAGAGCAATTTAAGCTCAGTAAAAAGGATGAGTTTGTCAAAGATTTCGTCGGCGATGCGATCCTCAAAGTTGTCAATCCCTTTAAGGAAGTATGGCAAATTGAACTGGAAGAAGACCCAGAATTGGCGGAGTTGGAATGGACGGCACCCCAACGGCGACGGCGGGATGATTGGTAG
- a CDS encoding NFACT family protein, whose amino-acid sequence MQAVDYTTLVALVTELQRDWVPARLEQVYQYDRQTLCLALRTIEKREWLWLSWHPQAARIHLGDRPPRDPDTFTFSDQLRHLIKGSALLGIELIQPWERVVDFQFGRRPGDPPQWHLYVEIMGKHSNVILANADQQIVTTAQQISGDRSTVRPVQTGQPYEFPPALTKTAPSTTESLERWQERIALLPKSLKKQLLENYRGVSPILLEGIVRAAQLTPEQTTDSLTAHDWENLFQQWQRWLTCLEQRQFCLTLQDNQYQVVPWQPNDPCLPLQPTLNHYYQSRLNQQQFQQLHHQLNQKISLLLAKLQQKAQLFRTRLTESTEADQYRQYGDLLMAYLHEWQPGLTEIVLTDFASGDRVKIPLQPDKNAVQNAQAFYKQHQKLKRANHIVQPLLEEVETEIHYLEHIEASLGQIAHYENATDLEALQEIQTELIHEGYLKTNREPTAKQEVSKPHIYSTPGGAELWIGRNNQQNDHLTFRIANDYDLWFHSQEIPGSHVLLRLQPGAVPDEAELQWAADFAAYYSRASQSDQVPIIYTKPKHVYKPKGAKPGMCIYKQETILWGQPQRAKAAIAKFTQSTDQPEKK is encoded by the coding sequence ATTCAGGCAGTCGACTACACAACCTTGGTGGCCCTGGTCACGGAATTGCAACGGGACTGGGTGCCGGCGCGCCTCGAACAGGTTTATCAGTACGACCGCCAAACCCTCTGTTTAGCCCTGCGTACCATCGAAAAACGGGAATGGCTCTGGCTGTCGTGGCACCCCCAGGCCGCAAGAATCCATTTAGGCGATCGCCCCCCCAGGGATCCTGATACCTTCACCTTTAGCGACCAACTGCGCCATTTGATTAAAGGTTCAGCCTTGCTGGGGATTGAATTGATCCAGCCCTGGGAACGGGTCGTAGATTTTCAGTTTGGTCGTCGCCCCGGTGATCCACCCCAATGGCATTTGTACGTTGAAATTATGGGGAAACACAGCAACGTAATCCTCGCCAATGCCGACCAGCAAATTGTCACCACCGCCCAACAAATCAGTGGCGATCGCTCCACCGTCCGCCCCGTCCAAACCGGCCAACCCTACGAATTTCCCCCGGCTTTGACAAAAACAGCGCCCAGCACCACAGAATCCTTGGAACGCTGGCAAGAAAGAATCGCCTTATTACCCAAATCCCTAAAAAAACAACTGCTTGAAAATTACCGGGGTGTGAGCCCTATTCTCCTAGAAGGAATAGTTCGCGCGGCCCAATTAACTCCTGAGCAAACGACGGATAGCCTCACCGCTCACGATTGGGAAAATCTTTTTCAGCAGTGGCAACGGTGGCTCACTTGCCTAGAACAGCGACAGTTTTGTTTAACGCTCCAGGACAACCAATATCAAGTAGTACCTTGGCAGCCGAATGACCCTTGTTTGCCCTTACAGCCAACTCTCAATCACTATTACCAAAGTCGTCTTAATCAACAACAATTCCAGCAACTGCACCACCAACTAAACCAGAAAATTAGTCTCCTGTTGGCAAAATTGCAGCAAAAAGCCCAACTTTTTCGAACGCGTCTCACAGAATCCACCGAAGCGGATCAATACCGTCAATACGGCGATTTACTCATGGCCTATCTACATGAATGGCAACCGGGCTTGACTGAAATTGTCTTAACGGATTTTGCCTCAGGCGATCGCGTTAAAATCCCCCTTCAGCCCGATAAAAATGCCGTCCAAAATGCCCAGGCTTTTTATAAACAACATCAAAAACTAAAGCGAGCAAATCACATTGTGCAACCGCTTTTAGAGGAAGTAGAAACAGAGATCCATTACCTCGAACACATTGAAGCCAGCTTGGGACAAATCGCCCATTACGAAAATGCCACTGATTTGGAAGCCTTGCAAGAAATTCAGACAGAACTTATCCACGAAGGTTACCTCAAAACTAATCGGGAACCCACTGCTAAACAAGAAGTTTCTAAACCCCACATTTACAGCACCCCAGGGGGAGCCGAACTGTGGATCGGTCGCAACAACCAACAAAATGACCATCTAACATTTCGGATTGCCAACGATTATGATCTTTGGTTCCATAGCCAAGAAATCCCCGGTAGCCATGTGCTGCTGCGGCTCCAACCTGGCGCAGTTCCCGATGAGGCGGAATTGCAGTGGGCGGCGGATTTTGCAGCCTATTACAGTCGCGCCAGTCAAAGTGATCAGGTGCCCATTATTTATACAAAACCCAAGCACGTCTATAAGCCCAAGGGGGCTAAACCAGGGATGTGCATCTATAAACAGGAAACGATTCTCTGGGGTCAACCCCAACGGGCCAAGGCGGCGATCGCCAAATTTACCCAATCAACAGATCAGCCCGAGAAAAAGTAG
- the groL gene encoding chaperonin GroEL (60 kDa chaperone family; promotes refolding of misfolded polypeptides especially under stressful conditions; forms two stacked rings of heptamers to form a barrel-shaped 14mer; ends can be capped by GroES; misfolded proteins enter the barrel where they are refolded when GroES binds), with product MAKIVSFKDDSRRALEAGINALADAVKITLGPKGRNVLLEKQYGAPQIVNDGITVAKDIELSDPLQNTGARLIREVAAKTNDSAGDGTTTATVMAQALIREGLKNVTAGANPVALRRGIDAAVKFLVKEVAAIAKPVEGDAIAQVAAVSAGNDEEVGRMISEAMAKVTKDGVITVEESKSLATELDVVEGMQLDRGYISPYFVTDQERQIVEFENPYILITDKKISAIADLVPALEQVARSGRPLLIVAEDLEGEALATLVVNKARGVLNAAAIKAPSFGDRRKQMLQDIAVLTGGRVISEEVGLSLEAIDLDMLGNAEKITIDKESTTIVSGGGSKADIDARVSQIRKQLAETDSEYDMEKLQERIAKLAGGVAVIKVGAATETELKDRKLRIEDALNATKAAVDEGIVPGGGTTLIHLAEKVAEVKASLSSDEEKLGVDIVARALEAPLRQLADNAGAEGSVVVERVRTSDFNVGYNAATGEYVDMIAAGIIDPAKVVRSVLQNAASIAGMVITTEALVVEKPEPEAPAPDMGGGMPGMGGMGGMGMPGMGMM from the coding sequence ATGGCTAAGATTGTCTCTTTCAAGGATGACTCTAGACGCGCCCTCGAAGCAGGGATTAATGCCCTTGCCGATGCGGTAAAAATCACCCTCGGCCCCAAGGGTCGGAATGTACTCCTCGAAAAGCAGTATGGTGCGCCCCAAATTGTGAATGATGGGATCACCGTTGCGAAGGATATCGAACTCAGTGATCCGCTCCAAAATACGGGGGCACGGTTAATCCGGGAAGTGGCAGCGAAAACCAATGACAGTGCTGGGGATGGCACGACCACTGCCACCGTCATGGCCCAAGCTTTGATCCGCGAAGGTTTAAAAAATGTGACTGCTGGGGCAAACCCTGTGGCCCTACGCCGGGGTATCGATGCGGCGGTGAAGTTCCTCGTGAAGGAAGTGGCCGCGATCGCCAAGCCCGTTGAAGGAGATGCGATCGCCCAGGTTGCCGCTGTGTCCGCTGGGAACGACGAAGAAGTGGGCCGGATGATCTCCGAAGCCATGGCTAAGGTCACCAAGGATGGTGTCATTACCGTCGAAGAGTCCAAGTCCCTCGCCACCGAACTGGATGTGGTCGAAGGGATGCAACTGGATCGCGGTTACATCTCCCCCTATTTCGTCACCGATCAGGAACGGCAAATCGTTGAATTTGAAAATCCCTACATCCTGATCACCGATAAGAAAATTTCGGCGATCGCCGACCTTGTGCCCGCCCTCGAACAGGTGGCTCGTTCCGGTCGCCCTTTGCTAATTGTTGCTGAAGACCTCGAAGGGGAAGCCCTCGCTACTCTTGTTGTGAACAAAGCCCGTGGTGTGCTCAATGCCGCTGCAATCAAGGCTCCCAGCTTTGGCGATCGCCGTAAGCAAATGCTCCAGGACATTGCTGTCCTCACTGGGGGGCGCGTCATCTCCGAAGAAGTGGGCCTCAGCCTCGAAGCCATTGACCTTGATATGCTCGGTAATGCCGAAAAAATCACCATCGACAAAGAAAGCACCACCATTGTTTCCGGTGGCGGCAGCAAGGCTGACATTGACGCCCGCGTTAGTCAAATCCGTAAGCAACTGGCTGAAACCGACTCCGAATATGACATGGAAAAACTCCAGGAGCGGATCGCTAAGCTCGCTGGTGGTGTGGCCGTGATTAAAGTTGGTGCAGCGACGGAAACCGAACTCAAAGACCGCAAACTTCGCATTGAAGACGCCCTCAACGCCACCAAAGCCGCTGTCGATGAAGGGATTGTTCCCGGTGGTGGCACAACCCTAATTCACCTTGCTGAAAAAGTTGCTGAAGTGAAAGCAAGCCTCAGTAGCGACGAAGAGAAGCTTGGTGTCGATATTGTTGCCCGCGCCCTAGAAGCGCCTCTGCGCCAATTGGCTGATAACGCTGGTGCCGAAGGTTCTGTAGTTGTGGAACGGGTGCGTACCAGTGACTTCAACGTTGGTTACAATGCCGCTACTGGCGAGTATGTCGATATGATTGCTGCTGGGATTATTGATCCGGCGAAGGTCGTCCGCTCTGTTTTGCAAAATGCCGCATCCATTGCCGGGATGGTGATTACGACTGAAGCCCTCGTCGTTGAAAAGCCCGAACCTGAAGCTCCTGCCCCTGACATGGGTGGTGGTATGCCCGGTATGGGTGGCATGGGCGGCATGGGAATGCCTGGCATGGGAATGATGTAA